The following proteins are co-located in the Methylomonas sp. 11b genome:
- a CDS encoding class I SAM-dependent methyltransferase has product MPALSCPLCNSLNTHHFHSDSQRDYKRCQNCLLVYVDCTQHLSPSQEKAIYDLHQNSIDDPGYIEFLSRLANPLLERLPNNSAGLDYGCGPGPALARLLKAQGHRISVYDPFYADFPERLHQTYDFIVCTEVVEHFRAPKREFDALFELLKPGGWLGIMTKLVIDAEAFAKWHYKNDQTHIAFFSRPTFRWLAAHYHCQIEFIGNDAIILQRNPRHYND; this is encoded by the coding sequence ATGCCGGCACTATCCTGCCCACTCTGTAATAGTCTCAATACCCATCATTTTCACAGTGACTCCCAACGCGATTACAAGCGTTGCCAGAATTGCTTACTGGTATATGTCGATTGCACACAGCATTTATCGCCAAGCCAGGAAAAGGCTATTTATGATCTGCATCAAAACTCCATCGACGATCCGGGCTACATTGAATTTTTATCGCGCTTGGCAAACCCTCTGCTCGAAAGATTGCCGAACAATTCTGCAGGCCTTGACTACGGTTGCGGCCCCGGTCCGGCGCTCGCAAGACTGTTAAAAGCCCAAGGGCATCGAATAAGTGTCTACGATCCCTTCTATGCGGACTTTCCTGAGCGCCTGCACCAAACCTACGACTTTATCGTCTGCACCGAGGTGGTAGAGCATTTTCGTGCGCCAAAACGCGAATTCGACGCACTATTTGAGTTATTGAAACCCGGCGGCTGGCTGGGCATTATGACCAAATTGGTCATTGATGCCGAAGCCTTTGCCAAATGGCATTACAAAAACGATCAAACCCACATCGCTTTTTTTTCGCGGCCAACATTTCGTTGGTTAGCAGCGCATTACCACTGCCAAATTGAATTCATCGGCAACGACGCGATTATTCTGCAACGCAATCCTCGCCATTACAACGATTGA
- a CDS encoding NUDIX hydrolase yields the protein MHNELLDVVDKDDAVIAQQPRSVIHANRLRHRAVHILVFNDAGQLFLQKRSMKKDLNKGLWDTSAAGHVDAGESYACSAPRELQEELGVSAESLEGLFKLEPSTDLGMEFIQVYRCRHNGPFDLATDEIDEGCWVDQVILDERVAANDPTLTLTFKIIWQQFRNIAN from the coding sequence ATGCACAACGAACTTCTCGATGTCGTCGATAAAGACGATGCCGTTATTGCCCAACAACCCAGATCAGTGATTCACGCCAACAGACTGCGTCATCGGGCCGTGCATATTCTGGTTTTCAACGATGCGGGCCAGTTGTTTCTGCAAAAGCGCTCAATGAAAAAAGATCTGAACAAAGGCTTATGGGATACCTCAGCGGCAGGTCACGTCGACGCCGGCGAAAGCTATGCCTGTTCCGCGCCGCGTGAATTACAGGAAGAATTGGGCGTATCTGCCGAGAGCCTGGAAGGCTTATTCAAACTGGAGCCTAGCACCGATTTAGGTATGGAATTTATTCAGGTCTACCGCTGCCGGCATAACGGACCGTTTGATCTGGCGACTGATGAAATCGATGAAGGTTGCTGGGTGGATCAAGTTATCTTGGACGAGCGAGTAGCCGCTAATGATCCGACTTTGACACTTACATTCAAAATTATCTGGCAACAGTTTAGGAATATCGCAAACTAA
- a CDS encoding TetR/AcrR family transcriptional regulator: MARRSEHSQEQIKEMVLVAAETIVIEDGYSALTVRKIAMEIGYTVGSIYMVFANMNDLLTHVKGRTLDELAKQLLHCVPSASVEENILILAETYLNFAAQHFNRWRMIFDIQSEEPQPDWYLQKVEQMFAIVEVLFIQLTPSSSSEQSRLAARTLWSGVHGICILSLTAKPQVSDIEASKLSVDLLVQAFIQGWKALAPLQVSAKPPEK; encoded by the coding sequence ATGGCAAGAAGAAGCGAACATAGTCAGGAACAAATCAAGGAAATGGTGTTGGTCGCCGCAGAAACCATCGTTATAGAGGACGGATACAGCGCCCTGACGGTGCGTAAAATCGCGATGGAAATTGGCTATACGGTGGGCAGCATTTATATGGTATTTGCCAATATGAACGATTTGCTGACCCACGTCAAAGGCCGGACACTGGACGAGTTGGCTAAACAATTGCTCCACTGCGTACCGTCCGCCAGCGTCGAGGAAAATATTCTTATCTTGGCGGAAACCTATCTAAATTTTGCCGCCCAGCATTTCAATCGCTGGCGAATGATCTTCGATATCCAGAGTGAGGAGCCTCAGCCTGACTGGTATCTACAAAAAGTGGAGCAGATGTTTGCCATTGTCGAGGTGTTGTTTATACAGCTTACGCCAAGTAGCTCGTCCGAGCAAAGCCGGCTGGCTGCCAGAACCTTGTGGAGCGGCGTGCATGGGATCTGTATTTTGTCTCTAACCGCCAAACCGCAAGTCAGCGATATTGAAGCATCCAAGCTAAGCGTGGATTTGCTAGTGCAAGCCTTTATTCAAGGTTGGAAGGCGCTTGCTCCACTTCAGGTAAGTGCCAAACCACCAGAAAAGTAG
- the lplT gene encoding lysophospholipid transporter LplT translates to MSKHIYPLLVAQFLSAFADNAILFTVIAMVMQDAHPVSWYVPALQSVFLVAFVVLAPWVGGFADNHAKSRVLIVANLIKACGAGLLLFHVEPLLAYCLVGVGAALYSPAKYGILPELAGHDGLVKANSWIEGSTILAILTGMVVGAKLADHSTTWALIATIVLFLISAATTLFLPIGLRKTPPSGSKVRLFYLEVKTFLAMPRSRFAVLGASLFWAAAASVRVIIIAWAPLVLMTHNASDIANLTLFLAIGIIAGSVLVPRLIPLEHLRRARIPAYLMSIFIIALSFTEAVWPARFVLFLMGMAGGMFIVPINAALQDLGQQSIGSGGAVAMQNFFQNVAMLLSVGGYTLAAAEHVTPIAALIGLGLLLLAATFLVVWHLPEVEQAPSNLE, encoded by the coding sequence ATGAGCAAACACATCTATCCCCTTCTAGTCGCGCAATTCCTGTCTGCATTTGCCGACAACGCCATTTTATTTACTGTCATCGCCATGGTGATGCAGGACGCGCATCCGGTTAGCTGGTACGTGCCGGCATTGCAAAGCGTATTTCTGGTGGCATTCGTGGTCTTGGCTCCCTGGGTGGGCGGATTTGCCGACAACCATGCTAAATCGAGGGTGTTGATTGTCGCCAATCTGATCAAGGCTTGCGGTGCCGGCTTGTTGTTATTTCACGTCGAGCCTCTATTGGCTTATTGTCTGGTCGGTGTCGGCGCTGCCTTATACAGTCCGGCCAAGTATGGCATTTTGCCGGAACTAGCAGGCCACGACGGCCTGGTCAAAGCCAATAGCTGGATAGAAGGTTCGACAATTCTGGCTATATTAACTGGCATGGTGGTCGGGGCCAAACTGGCCGATCATTCCACCACTTGGGCCTTGATTGCCACAATAGTCTTGTTTTTGATTTCCGCTGCAACCACCCTATTCTTGCCGATTGGTTTGCGTAAAACGCCACCATCCGGCTCGAAAGTCAGGCTGTTCTACTTGGAAGTTAAAACTTTTCTGGCGATGCCGCGCTCACGGTTCGCAGTGCTTGGCGCGTCCTTATTCTGGGCGGCTGCTGCCAGCGTGCGGGTCATCATCATCGCCTGGGCGCCGTTGGTGTTGATGACGCATAATGCCAGCGACATAGCCAATCTGACGCTATTTTTGGCTATCGGCATCATCGCCGGTTCGGTCCTGGTCCCGCGCTTGATTCCGCTGGAACATTTACGTCGCGCTCGAATCCCGGCCTATTTGATGAGCATCTTTATCATCGCCCTGAGTTTTACCGAGGCGGTTTGGCCGGCGCGTTTTGTGTTGTTTTTAATGGGTATGGCCGGCGGCATGTTTATCGTACCGATCAATGCGGCACTTCAGGACCTTGGTCAACAAAGCATAGGCAGCGGCGGCGCGGTAGCGATGCAGAATTTTTTCCAGAATGTGGCAATGTTATTGTCGGTCGGCGGCTATACCCTGGCTGCTGCCGAACATGTAACACCAATTGCCGCGCTAATCGGCCTGGGTTTGCTGCTGCTGGCGGCTACTTTTCTGGTGGTTTGGCACTTACCTGAAGTGGAGCAAGCGCCTTCCAACCTTGAATAA
- a CDS encoding AMP-binding protein, which translates to MLKVVLRWLLTLVYRVKVHGLDNYAKAGNRVLIVANHTSFLDPLLLGVFLPDDITFAINTQISERWWLKPFLRLSKVFPMDPTHPLSLKALIHHLQSDTKTVIFPEGRITVTGSLMKIYDGTGMVADKSGATILPVRIEGAEFSRFSRMGGILRKHWLPRIAIHIQPPTLIETHGDVTGKARRKHSGHILADIMTEMMFATSHYQQTIFSALLEARTLYGGSYTVAEDLERKPLSYDALITRSLIVGKLISAITQTGENVGVLLPNSCKTLNVVLGLQIYRRVPAMLNYSIGANGMAAACRTGQVNTVLTSRKFIELAHLEDDTATLAQHVKLVYLEDLAASLTGADKLLGWLKAKSAGIWYKSHDYDADDAAVVLFTSGSEGLPKGVVLSHANILANHKQIRSRIDFGPGDVVLNFLPMFHSFGFSVGTMMAVLNGMTSFFYPSPLHYAVIPEMAYEVGATIMFGTNTFLAAYAKKAHPYDFFSLRYVVAGAEKLQETTRTTWLDKFGIRILEGYGATETSPVTSVNTPMDYKAGSVGRFMPDMLHKLEPVPGIENAGKLHVAGPNIMKGYLLPDNPGVLVPPCSAAYGEGWYDTGDIVHVDDEGFIHIRGRSKRFAKIGGEMVSLTAVEQLAINAWPDAQHVVVSLPDPKKGEQLVLLTTRRDANAKQLAEASTGVATINLPKKVFVLDKLPVLATGKTDYPGATALAARLLEGNVEPA; encoded by the coding sequence ATGTTAAAAGTTGTTTTACGCTGGCTGTTGACGCTAGTCTATCGAGTGAAAGTCCACGGGCTTGATAATTATGCCAAAGCCGGCAACCGCGTCTTGATCGTCGCCAATCACACCTCGTTTCTCGATCCATTGTTGTTGGGCGTGTTTTTGCCGGACGACATCACCTTTGCGATCAACACCCAAATCTCGGAACGCTGGTGGCTGAAACCATTCTTGCGTTTATCAAAAGTGTTTCCGATGGACCCGACGCATCCCCTGTCATTAAAAGCGTTGATTCATCATTTACAAAGCGACACAAAAACCGTGATTTTTCCGGAAGGCCGCATCACGGTCACCGGTTCCTTAATGAAAATCTATGATGGCACCGGCATGGTTGCCGACAAGTCGGGGGCGACGATACTGCCTGTTCGAATTGAAGGTGCCGAATTTAGCCGCTTTTCCAGAATGGGCGGAATCTTGCGCAAACACTGGCTTCCACGCATCGCCATTCATATACAGCCGCCCACGCTGATAGAAACGCACGGCGACGTGACCGGTAAAGCCCGCCGCAAACATAGCGGTCACATCCTGGCCGACATCATGACCGAAATGATGTTTGCCACCAGCCATTACCAACAAACCATTTTTTCGGCATTGCTGGAAGCTCGCACATTATATGGTGGTAGCTACACCGTTGCCGAGGATCTGGAGCGCAAACCTTTAAGCTACGACGCATTGATAACCCGTAGCCTAATCGTTGGTAAACTGATTAGCGCAATTACCCAAACTGGTGAAAATGTTGGCGTGCTATTGCCGAATAGCTGCAAGACGCTGAACGTGGTTCTGGGTTTGCAGATTTATAGACGAGTACCGGCCATGTTGAATTATTCAATCGGTGCAAATGGCATGGCAGCGGCCTGCCGTACCGGGCAAGTCAACACCGTGCTGACTTCGCGCAAGTTCATCGAACTGGCGCATCTTGAGGATGACACAGCCACATTGGCACAACATGTCAAACTGGTCTATCTGGAAGATCTGGCGGCATCGTTAACCGGTGCCGACAAGTTACTCGGATGGCTAAAGGCTAAATCCGCCGGAATTTGGTACAAAAGTCATGACTATGATGCTGACGATGCGGCGGTCGTGCTGTTTACATCCGGCTCGGAAGGCTTACCCAAAGGCGTGGTATTGTCGCACGCCAATATATTAGCCAATCACAAACAAATCAGGTCACGCATCGATTTCGGTCCGGGCGACGTGGTACTAAACTTTTTGCCGATGTTTCATTCTTTCGGCTTCAGCGTTGGCACCATGATGGCGGTGCTGAACGGCATGACCAGCTTCTTCTACCCTTCACCCCTGCATTACGCGGTAATACCGGAAATGGCGTATGAAGTGGGTGCGACCATCATGTTCGGCACCAACACCTTTCTGGCCGCGTATGCCAAAAAAGCCCATCCTTATGATTTTTTCTCCCTGCGTTACGTGGTAGCCGGTGCGGAAAAATTACAGGAAACCACCCGTACCACTTGGCTAGACAAATTCGGCATCCGTATTCTGGAAGGCTACGGCGCTACCGAAACCTCGCCGGTAACTTCGGTGAATACGCCAATGGATTATAAAGCCGGCAGCGTGGGCCGTTTCATGCCAGATATGCTACACAAGCTGGAACCAGTGCCAGGTATCGAAAATGCCGGTAAATTACACGTCGCCGGCCCGAACATTATGAAAGGCTATTTACTGCCGGATAATCCCGGCGTATTGGTACCGCCCTGCTCGGCCGCTTATGGCGAAGGCTGGTACGATACCGGCGATATAGTGCATGTCGACGACGAGGGCTTTATTCATATTCGCGGCCGCAGCAAACGTTTTGCAAAAATCGGCGGGGAAATGGTCTCGCTGACCGCCGTCGAGCAGTTGGCCATCAACGCCTGGCCGGATGCGCAACACGTAGTCGTAAGTCTGCCCGATCCGAAAAAAGGCGAACAACTGGTATTGTTGACTACTCGCCGCGACGCCAACGCCAAACAGTTGGCCGAAGCCTCGACCGGTGTGGCTACCATCAATCTGCCCAAGAAAGTGTTTGTGCTGGATAAGTTGCCGGTATTGGCAACCGGAAAAACCGATTATCCAGGAGCTACCGCGTTAGCTGCGCGATTGCTGGAAGGCAACGTCGAGCCCGCTTGA
- a CDS encoding cohesin domain-containing protein — MNKNLFIRLLALAAAGFFHTAEATTLSLKFPNNSNIYTTTVGSFFDANIYVDGLADFGAFDLTLTYNSNNLSAQSLTSTSIFGTDDSAVFINTITPGIGGSGSIHFAEDLSPTSSANTGLNITGPTLLGTITFKALTVSAINTAYLINFSASSEIYTFDGTSIGGTAQGGNVKITAVPAAVPLPASIFLFVPGLLAVFGARKGTRKIAA, encoded by the coding sequence ATGAACAAAAATTTATTTATTAGATTGCTGGCATTAGCTGCCGCTGGTTTTTTCCATACTGCGGAAGCGACCACTTTAAGTCTCAAATTTCCAAATAATTCGAATATCTATACCACTACTGTAGGCTCATTTTTTGATGCCAATATCTATGTCGATGGTTTAGCTGATTTTGGTGCTTTCGATCTGACCTTGACATACAACAGTAACAATCTGTCGGCGCAGTCCCTAACTAGCACCAGTATTTTTGGCACCGACGATTCGGCAGTATTTATTAACACCATTACACCTGGCATAGGTGGTTCGGGTTCCATTCACTTTGCTGAAGATTTATCCCCCACAAGTTCTGCAAACACAGGCTTGAATATAACCGGGCCAACTTTATTGGGCACCATAACGTTCAAAGCACTTACAGTTAGCGCGATTAATACTGCTTACTTAATCAATTTCAGCGCTTCATCAGAAATTTATACTTTCGACGGCACATCAATCGGCGGGACAGCGCAAGGCGGGAACGTTAAGATCACTGCCGTACCGGCAGCAGTGCCCTTGCCAGCCTCGATATTTTTGTTTGTTCCGGGTTTGTTAGCGGTATTTGGCGCTCGCAAAGGCACAAGAAAAATTGCGGCATAG
- a CDS encoding Ig domain-containing protein → MKKMTLLLPLLALGSAAEASNIRGSLGNFDAMNRTGEIVYGIEIELDDCHSKDVISTYPGNHYGYGKIREDLTDPAHPKTFVRYEQPVASGFQTGFTNFLPPNSAPSCYNLAQNVGCEHFGVHFAYGNANPYSAVKYNWLVKDASGKVVVGPSLLISTPVFDFTPPVVGIPAQVVATIPAPVVPQPVVKEFGEPSWVKVIKTKTHKTRPLALGDLISDDHDGDNLPDWTNGEPDEVESEWHLLQTRNGASSKKTELTGKAEDMGENGDKVITRRYEFYAYAGPAASIDGEKGEAMCDAVGADGISGLDVVDVTNAFGETQSFDCSTVAVVGEYLGAQMTEFLAATPFSMVDALQNGSVNELLPQRPVANGGNTPYVVNVTTGALPNGLAIDSDTGLLSGVPSKVGVFNFTVSASDTDGTAASKAYTVKVTGPGDTDRDNDIDLNDLNTIKAKYGQVVSAGDPSDVNGDLRVNLADHRKAATLCTLPKCALVTPTP, encoded by the coding sequence ATGAAAAAGATGACTCTCTTATTGCCATTGCTAGCGCTTGGCTCTGCCGCCGAGGCGAGCAACATCAGGGGCTCTTTAGGCAATTTTGATGCGATGAACCGCACTGGCGAAATCGTATACGGTATCGAAATAGAATTAGACGATTGTCACAGCAAAGACGTCATCAGCACTTACCCAGGTAATCACTATGGTTACGGAAAAATTCGTGAAGACCTTACCGACCCGGCGCATCCAAAAACGTTTGTTCGTTATGAACAACCGGTAGCCAGCGGCTTTCAAACTGGCTTCACTAATTTTTTACCGCCTAATAGCGCCCCGTCTTGCTATAACTTGGCTCAAAACGTTGGTTGCGAGCATTTTGGTGTGCATTTTGCGTATGGAAACGCCAATCCCTACAGTGCTGTTAAATACAACTGGCTAGTCAAAGACGCCAGCGGCAAAGTCGTTGTCGGTCCATCGCTACTTATCAGCACGCCCGTTTTTGATTTTACCCCGCCAGTTGTTGGCATTCCCGCGCAAGTCGTTGCGACTATTCCCGCCCCCGTCGTTCCGCAACCCGTGGTTAAAGAATTTGGCGAACCTAGCTGGGTTAAGGTCATCAAAACCAAAACACATAAAACCCGGCCTTTGGCCTTGGGCGATCTGATCAGCGATGACCATGATGGCGACAACCTCCCTGACTGGACCAACGGCGAACCTGACGAAGTTGAGTCGGAATGGCATTTATTACAAACACGAAACGGCGCCAGCAGCAAGAAGACTGAGTTAACCGGCAAAGCCGAGGATATGGGCGAAAATGGTGACAAAGTCATTACCCGCCGCTATGAGTTTTATGCCTATGCGGGTCCCGCTGCCTCGATAGACGGTGAAAAAGGCGAAGCCATGTGTGACGCAGTCGGTGCGGACGGCATTTCCGGCTTAGACGTCGTGGACGTAACAAACGCTTTTGGCGAAACTCAAAGTTTTGATTGCAGCACGGTAGCCGTCGTCGGTGAATATCTGGGCGCGCAAATGACAGAGTTTTTGGCTGCCACACCGTTCAGCATGGTCGATGCGTTGCAAAACGGCAGTGTCAATGAGCTACTTCCACAACGGCCTGTCGCTAACGGCGGTAATACACCCTACGTTGTAAACGTTACTACAGGTGCGTTACCTAACGGGTTGGCAATCGATTCGGACACCGGCTTGTTATCCGGTGTGCCGTCAAAAGTGGGTGTGTTTAATTTTACCGTATCCGCAAGTGATACCGATGGCACCGCGGCTTCTAAAGCCTATACCGTAAAGGTAACCGGCCCTGGCGATACAGATCGCGATAACGACATTGATTTGAATGATTTGAATACCATCAAAGCTAAATACGGCCAAGTAGTTAGCGCAGGTGACCCATCCGATGTGAATGGCGATTTAAGAGTCAATCTCGCCGACCACAGAAAAGCAGCGACGCTTTGCACTTTACCAAAATGTGCTTTGGTTACTCCAACACCATAA
- a CDS encoding cytochrome b/b6 domain-containing protein codes for MNNENTVAVWDIFIRIFHWSLVLAFTVAYFTSEEENAWHIYAGYTVLGLIIFRILWGIIGSRHARFSDFVRSPGNVYRYIRELRAGSAKHYVGHNPLGGWMVMALLSTLLVVTVSGLKVYAIEEGRGPLAANPTTLTLISAAHAEDDDDDGKAEMESQDEEFWEEIHEGATNFMLVLIALHIAGVIISSRFHRESLVKAMLTGKKSKE; via the coding sequence ATGAATAACGAAAACACCGTAGCGGTCTGGGACATTTTTATCCGTATTTTTCACTGGTCGTTGGTCCTTGCCTTTACTGTGGCCTATTTCACCAGCGAGGAAGAAAACGCTTGGCATATTTACGCCGGCTACACGGTTTTGGGTCTGATTATTTTCCGCATTCTGTGGGGAATAATCGGCAGCCGCCATGCCCGCTTTAGCGATTTTGTCCGTTCTCCCGGGAATGTTTACCGCTATATACGCGAACTGCGCGCAGGTTCCGCGAAACATTATGTCGGCCACAATCCTTTGGGCGGCTGGATGGTCATGGCATTGCTCTCTACGCTGCTGGTTGTGACTGTCAGCGGCTTAAAAGTATATGCGATAGAAGAAGGCCGAGGCCCGCTGGCTGCCAATCCGACAACGCTAACTTTGATTAGTGCTGCCCATGCAGAAGACGACGACGATGATGGAAAAGCAGAGATGGAAAGCCAAGACGAAGAATTTTGGGAGGAAATTCATGAAGGTGCAACGAACTTTATGCTGGTATTGATTGCCCTGCATATAGCCGGTGTCATTATCTCCAGCAGATTCCACCGAGAGAGCCTGGTAAAAGCTATGCTCACCGGAAAAAAGTCAAAGGAATGA
- a CDS encoding response regulator transcription factor has translation MRLLLVEDDPGLSRSLKADLERAGFAVDLAMDGESGEFLGMTESYDIVILDLGLPKMPGLEVLRRWRQAGNHVPVIVLTARDAWHEKVDGFKVGADDYLGKPFHIEELQARIQALLKRMHGMMQPQLCGCGVTLDEDRQTVSVDGAEHAELTAIEFRLLRYFMLHPGKLLTKSHLLEHVYESDGDPASNVIEVYINRLRRKLGKDLIATRRGQGYIFGEKP, from the coding sequence ATGCGACTATTGCTGGTAGAAGATGATCCAGGCCTGTCCCGATCCTTAAAAGCCGACCTGGAAAGAGCCGGGTTTGCGGTCGATTTGGCCATGGATGGCGAAAGCGGCGAGTTTTTAGGCATGACTGAATCCTACGATATCGTCATCCTGGATTTAGGCTTGCCGAAAATGCCCGGACTAGAAGTACTGCGACGTTGGCGGCAGGCGGGCAATCATGTGCCGGTCATTGTGCTGACGGCGAGGGATGCCTGGCATGAAAAAGTCGATGGCTTTAAAGTGGGCGCCGATGATTATTTAGGTAAGCCGTTTCATATCGAGGAGTTACAGGCACGCATCCAAGCCTTGTTAAAGCGCATGCACGGGATGATGCAGCCGCAACTGTGTGGTTGCGGTGTGACCTTGGACGAAGACAGACAAACGGTCAGTGTCGATGGCGCTGAGCATGCCGAGTTGACGGCAATCGAGTTTCGTTTGCTGCGCTATTTCATGCTGCATCCCGGCAAGCTGCTCACCAAAAGCCATTTACTTGAGCACGTGTACGAAAGCGATGGCGACCCCGCCAGCAACGTTATCGAAGTGTATATCAATCGGTTACGGCGTAAATTAGGTAAGGATTTGATCGCTACTCGGCGTGGGCAAGGCTACATCTTTGGCGAAAAGCCATGA
- a CDS encoding sensor histidine kinase translates to MISLRQRLNRGLIIILSMVFAGHWLAADWVIRSVAEKQMLTRLQHDGDSLLDTLKRNAEGELIFDSSHAGTVYGQAYSGHYFVIQIEGKAYYSKSLQDGVLPFATEPVNTARQFHFPDGPHHQPLLVLSRGFERFGHAITISIAEDLSDIGHDIDHIRLAYLVLTAMVLLTAIALQSNDVRRSLKPLQAARDELAEIAYGRQSQIQARVPAEIKPLVAEVNRLLVLVERRLHQSRTAIGNLAHALKTPLAMLFRLAENSQLDDHPELRNQLQQQTQAIHERIERELKRARISGNLQTASVFNSQQELTALVMLLQNVYAEKNLTIKVNAPDQLINFDREDMLELTGNLLDNACKWADKQVVVTVEHEDGITISVEDDGPGCSLQDMQQLSKRGLRLDEAVQGHGLGLAIVRDIAVFYGGTLEIMRSKQLGGLHVSVQFPRWIAAASV, encoded by the coding sequence ATGATCTCGTTACGCCAGCGGCTCAACCGCGGCTTGATTATTATCCTGAGTATGGTGTTTGCCGGGCATTGGTTAGCAGCAGATTGGGTGATTCGCTCCGTGGCGGAAAAACAAATGCTGACCCGCTTGCAACACGATGGCGACTCGTTGCTCGATACATTGAAACGCAATGCCGAAGGCGAACTGATCTTCGATAGCTCGCATGCAGGCACCGTTTACGGTCAGGCGTATTCCGGCCACTATTTCGTGATCCAGATTGAGGGAAAAGCCTATTATTCAAAATCGCTGCAAGATGGGGTTTTGCCTTTCGCCACGGAGCCTGTCAATACCGCCAGGCAATTCCATTTTCCCGATGGGCCGCATCATCAACCTTTGCTGGTCTTGAGTCGAGGTTTCGAGCGGTTTGGTCATGCAATCACAATTAGTATTGCCGAGGATTTGAGCGATATTGGTCACGATATAGATCATATCCGGCTCGCCTATCTGGTACTGACGGCCATGGTACTGCTGACTGCAATCGCCCTGCAAAGTAACGATGTGCGCAGATCGCTGAAACCGTTGCAGGCCGCGCGGGATGAATTGGCGGAAATTGCCTATGGCCGTCAGTCACAGATCCAAGCCAGAGTGCCGGCGGAAATCAAACCCTTGGTTGCGGAAGTCAATCGCTTGCTAGTGCTGGTTGAGAGGCGCTTGCATCAATCGCGCACGGCGATTGGCAATTTGGCTCACGCGTTAAAAACGCCTTTGGCGATGCTGTTTCGGCTGGCTGAAAATTCGCAACTCGATGATCATCCGGAGCTGCGCAATCAGCTGCAACAGCAAACTCAAGCGATACACGAGCGCATCGAACGAGAATTAAAACGCGCCCGTATCTCCGGTAATCTGCAAACTGCCAGTGTGTTTAATTCGCAGCAAGAACTCACGGCCTTAGTCATGCTTTTGCAAAACGTTTATGCTGAGAAAAATCTAACGATCAAAGTAAATGCCCCCGATCAACTAATCAATTTTGATCGGGAAGACATGCTGGAACTGACCGGTAATTTGCTGGATAACGCCTGCAAATGGGCTGATAAGCAGGTCGTAGTCACGGTTGAACATGAGGACGGCATTACCATCAGTGTCGAAGACGATGGCCCCGGTTGTTCGTTGCAGGATATGCAGCAATTAAGTAAGCGGGGATTACGGCTGGACGAAGCAGTGCAGGGACATGGGCTAGGCTTGGCGATTGTGCGTGACATCGCCGTATTTTATGGCGGTACGCTGGAGATCATGCGTTCCAAGCAGCTAGGTGGTTTGCATGTGAGTGTGCAATTCCCAAGGTGGATAGCTGCAGCATCGGTATAA